In Oryza sativa Japonica Group chromosome 2, ASM3414082v1, the following are encoded in one genomic region:
- the LOC4330443 gene encoding pectin acetylesterase 8, whose product MANGGVCLSCSALVCALVFLTVDGDFVDITYVASAVAKGAVCLDGSPPAYHLARGFGSGVNSWLVHFEGGGWCSNVTTCLQRKRTRLGSSKQMAKQIAFSGILSNTPDYNPDFYNWNKVKVRYCDGSSFTGDVEKVDPATKLHYRGARVWQAVMDDLLAKGMNSANNALISGCSAGGLTSILHCDRFRDLFPVDTKVKCLSDAGFFINEKDIAGVEYIVAFFNGVATTHGSAKNLPSACTSRLSPGMCFFPQNEVKQIQTPLFILNAAYDSWQVRNILVPGFADPHGKWHSCKHDIDQCPASQLQILQGFRDDFLKALKEQGTPSTRGLFINSCFVHCQSETQETWFASGSPMLETKTIADAVGDWFYDRNPFQKIDCPYPCDSTCHNRIYDDPSEA is encoded by the exons ATGGCGAATGGGGGTGTCTGCCTCTCGTGCTCTGCACTTGTCTGCGCGCTGGTGTTTCTCACGGTGGATGGTGATTTCGTGGACATTACTTACGTAGCGAGCGCTGTGGCCAAAGGCGCAG TCTGTTTGGATGGGAGCCCCCCGGCCTACCATCTCGCCCGGGGTTTTGGCTCCGGCGTGAATAGTTGGCTGGTTCATTTCGAG GGAGGAGGATGGTGCAGCAATGTGACGACCTGCCTGCAACGCAAACGCACTCGGTTAGGATCATCGAAGCAGATGGCAAAGCAGATTGCCTTCTCTGGAATACTGAGCAACACCCCTGATTACAACCCGG ATTTCTACAATTGGAACAAGGTCAAGGTTCGGTACTGTGATGGGTCATCTTTCaccggcgatgtggaaaaagtaGATCCT GCAACAAAGCTTCACTACAGAGGTGCTAGGGTGTGGCAAGCAGTTATGGATGATCTGCTTGCGAAAGGAATGAACAGTGCCAATAAT GCTCTAATTTCGGGCTGTTCTGCTGGTGGTTTAACTTCCATACTACACTGTGACAGATTTCGTGACCTTTTCCCAGTGGATACCAAAGTTAAATGCCTTTCTGATGCTGGTTTCTTCATCAATGA GAAGGATATTGCTGGAGTGGAGTACATTGTGGCCTTTTTCAATGGCGTAGCTACAACCCAT GGATCAGCGAAGAATTTACCTTCTGCTTGCACCTCCAGATTGTCCCCAGGCATG TGCTTTTTTCCTCAGAATGAGGTGAAACAGATTCAGACACCTTTGTTCATTCTCAACGCAGCGTATGATTCCTGGCAG GTAAGGAACATCTTGGTGCCAGGATTTGCAGACCCTCATGGTAAATGGCATAGCTGTAAGCATGATATAGATCAATGTCCTGCATCGCAACTTCAAATCTTGCAAG GATTCAGAGACGATTTTCTGAAAGCACTGAAGGAACAAGGGACTCCCTCCACCAGAGGATTGTTTATAAACTCATGCTTCGTGCATTGCCAATCTGAGACGCAGGAGACATGGTTTGCATCTGGTTCCCCCATGCTTGAAACCAAA ACAATAGCGGATGCAGTTGGAGATTGGTTCTACGACCGCAATCCGTTTCAGAAGATTGATTGCCCTTACCCTTGCGATTCAACCTGCCACAACCGAATCTACGACGACCCCTCAGAAGCATAG